The following proteins come from a genomic window of Kitasatospora sp. NBC_01246:
- a CDS encoding Tat pathway signal sequence domain protein has translation MRISRTLGAAALAAVALATAAVTPAQAAGSAVLTHTSVGGPAVAVGDVLTANLVPGSYATFYSSATGTSGIKCAVSAFSATVTSNPAAPGVATESLNSHTFSSCTANVIGVTGVKSITVNNLPYTNSVSDAAGNPVTLSPTAAGPLQTTVVLNTILGTTTCVYRAPGSISGTTDNAGQTIGFASQAFAKVSGPSTCFATGYFTATYGPVIDSSVAGNPHVYIN, from the coding sequence ATGCGCATCAGCCGCACCCTCGGCGCCGCGGCCCTGGCCGCCGTCGCCCTGGCGACCGCAGCCGTCACCCCGGCCCAGGCCGCCGGTTCAGCCGTGCTGACCCACACCTCCGTCGGCGGCCCCGCCGTCGCCGTCGGCGACGTCCTGACCGCCAACCTGGTCCCCGGCAGCTACGCCACCTTCTACTCCAGTGCCACCGGCACGAGCGGCATCAAGTGCGCCGTCTCCGCCTTCTCCGCCACGGTGACCAGCAACCCGGCGGCCCCGGGCGTGGCCACCGAGAGCCTCAACAGCCACACCTTCAGCTCCTGCACCGCGAACGTCATCGGTGTCACCGGCGTCAAGAGCATCACGGTCAACAACCTGCCGTACACCAACTCGGTCAGCGACGCGGCCGGCAACCCCGTGACGCTCAGCCCGACGGCGGCCGGTCCGCTGCAGACCACGGTCGTGCTGAACACCATCCTCGGTACCACCACCTGCGTCTACCGCGCGCCCGGCAGCATCTCCGGCACCACCGACAACGCCGGCCAGACCATCGGGTTCGCCTCCCAGGCGTTCGCCAAGGTGTCCGGCCCGAGCACCTGCTTCGCCACCGGCTACTTCACCGCCACCTACGGGCCGGTGATCGACAGCTCGGTCGCGGGCAACCCGCACGTCTACATCAACTGA
- a CDS encoding DUF6230 family protein, whose protein sequence is MATSDDAAPTPESTDAPVESRGRVRLRRTALMAVPAVVAGAVLMTLTAQGVLAAQFAISGMPFTVTADSLEGVGFEQFGSLDHMIEGSPNEGDTGGQVLVAVSAIKQAQLTKLCQSVDLGGINLLIKAGDDGTPVTATDLTTDSDMLSGDASFKNIEIGGDASTYTKAGVQGLPGVFGQQADTVTINNLRQHNYATTAGAFKLPHLRLSFSSEGC, encoded by the coding sequence ATGGCCACGTCCGATGACGCCGCCCCCACGCCCGAAAGCACCGACGCGCCCGTCGAGTCGAGAGGGCGGGTCCGCCTCCGGCGCACCGCCCTGATGGCGGTACCGGCCGTCGTCGCCGGCGCCGTCCTGATGACCCTCACCGCGCAGGGCGTCCTCGCCGCCCAGTTCGCCATCTCCGGCATGCCGTTCACCGTCACGGCGGACAGTCTGGAGGGCGTCGGCTTCGAACAGTTCGGCAGCCTGGACCACATGATCGAGGGCAGCCCCAACGAGGGTGACACCGGCGGGCAGGTCCTGGTCGCCGTCTCGGCGATCAAGCAGGCCCAGCTCACCAAGCTCTGCCAGAGCGTCGACCTCGGCGGCATCAATCTGCTGATCAAGGCCGGCGACGACGGCACCCCCGTCACCGCCACCGACCTGACCACCGACTCGGACATGCTCTCCGGTGACGCGTCCTTCAAGAACATCGAGATCGGCGGGGACGCCAGCACCTACACCAAGGCGGGCGTCCAGGGCCTGCCGGGCGTGTTCGGGCAACAGGCCGACACCGTCACCATCAACAACCTGCGGCAGCACAACTACGCCACCACCGCCGGTGCGTTCAAGCTCCCCCACCTGCGGCTGAGCTTCAGCTCGGAGGGCTGCTGA
- a CDS encoding VWA domain-containing protein, whose product MTDRPAPAAAATTGAADLAGRLTGLVRALRGHGLRAGPAETVDAAAVLDVLGLTDREQLRAGLAAALLRSEAQRAVYDATFDLFFPLGVGAPESARGGPSPDGPENADDARAAARDLADPVREDLRERLAAALAADDRAAQARLAGEAVAAFGRYGAGSVPGSDGWSAHQTLGRLAPETLLARVLAALRAGAAADTPADLSDGLLADEIRRRVQAFRAMVGTEARRRVAEVRGTERIAERAVAPSADRIDFLAAGRDQLTELRRTVHPLARKLATRLAARRRRAARGQIDLRRTLRRSLSTGGVPLRPAYRLRRPARPEIVLLCDVSGSVAGFADFTMLLVRAMSEQFSKVRVFAFVNRTAEVTELLAGSGADPAGLARRILTEAKVMGHHGNSDYGSALGEFADRHLDAVGPRTSVLILGDARNNHRDPNLSALRRIAGRARRVYWLNPEQPSLWGGGDSAATAYGEVVEMHSCRNARRLGELIARLLPV is encoded by the coding sequence ATGACGGACCGCCCCGCCCCCGCGGCGGCCGCGACCACCGGGGCCGCCGACCTCGCGGGCCGGCTGACCGGGCTGGTCCGGGCCCTGCGCGGGCACGGGCTGCGGGCCGGTCCGGCCGAGACCGTCGACGCGGCGGCCGTCCTCGACGTGCTGGGCCTCACCGACCGGGAGCAGCTGCGGGCCGGCCTGGCCGCCGCGCTGCTGCGCTCCGAGGCACAGCGGGCCGTCTACGACGCCACCTTCGACCTCTTCTTCCCGCTCGGGGTGGGCGCCCCGGAGTCGGCCCGCGGCGGCCCGTCCCCGGACGGCCCCGAGAACGCCGACGACGCCCGGGCCGCCGCCCGCGATCTGGCCGACCCCGTGCGCGAGGACCTGCGCGAGCGCCTCGCCGCCGCCCTCGCCGCCGACGACCGGGCCGCCCAGGCCCGGCTGGCCGGCGAGGCGGTGGCCGCGTTCGGCCGCTACGGCGCCGGCTCGGTACCCGGCTCTGACGGCTGGTCCGCCCACCAGACCCTCGGCCGGCTCGCCCCCGAGACCCTGCTGGCCCGCGTCCTGGCGGCGCTGCGCGCGGGCGCCGCGGCGGACACCCCGGCCGACCTCTCCGACGGCCTCCTCGCCGACGAGATCCGCCGCCGCGTCCAGGCCTTCCGCGCCATGGTCGGCACCGAGGCCCGCCGCCGGGTGGCCGAGGTACGCGGCACCGAGCGGATCGCCGAACGGGCCGTCGCACCCAGCGCCGACCGGATCGACTTCCTCGCGGCCGGCCGCGACCAGCTCACCGAACTGCGCCGCACCGTCCACCCGTTGGCCCGGAAGCTGGCCACCCGGCTGGCCGCCCGGCGGCGGCGCGCGGCCCGTGGGCAGATCGACCTCCGCCGCACCCTGCGCCGCTCGCTGTCCACCGGGGGCGTGCCGTTGCGCCCCGCCTACCGGCTGCGCCGGCCGGCCCGCCCGGAGATCGTGCTGCTCTGCGACGTCTCCGGCTCGGTGGCCGGCTTCGCCGACTTCACCATGCTGCTGGTCCGCGCGATGAGCGAGCAGTTCAGCAAGGTCCGGGTGTTCGCCTTCGTCAACCGCACCGCGGAGGTCACCGAGCTGCTGGCGGGCAGCGGGGCCGATCCGGCCGGGCTGGCCCGGCGCATCCTCACCGAGGCCAAGGTGATGGGCCATCACGGCAACAGCGACTACGGCTCCGCCCTGGGCGAGTTCGCCGACCGGCACCTGGACGCGGTCGGCCCGCGCACCAGCGTGCTGATCCTCGGTGACGCCCGCAACAACCACCGCGACCCGAACCTGTCCGCCCTGCGCCGGATCGCCGGGCGGGCACGGCGGGTGTACTGGCTCAACCCGGAGCAGCCCTCGCTGTGGGGCGGCGGCGACTCGGCGGCGACCGCGTACGGGGAGGTGGTGGAGATGCACTCCTGCCGCAACGCCCGCCGGCTGGGCGAGCTGATCGCCCGGCTGCTCCCGGTCTGA
- a CDS encoding AAA family ATPase, with amino-acid sequence MGGDGTGFFESAEHAAAQLAETGYLASTAVATTVFLADRLGKPLLVEGPAGVGKTELAKAVAEINRARLVRLQCYEGIDEARALYEWNHAKQLLRITAGRDEGWDQARTDIFGEEFLLTRPLLTAIRGDEPTVLLIDEMDKADVEVEALLLEVLSDFQVTVPELGTITATRRPFVLLTSNATRELSEALRRRCLFLHLDYPDAELERRIVRLKVPGLDATLAESLVRVVGALRAMGLRKAPSVAETIDWARTLLALGADTLDEAVVRDTLGVILKHQDDILKATRKLTPA; translated from the coding sequence ATGGGCGGCGACGGCACGGGGTTCTTCGAGTCGGCGGAGCACGCGGCCGCCCAACTGGCCGAAACCGGCTACCTGGCCTCCACCGCGGTGGCCACCACCGTCTTCCTGGCCGACCGCCTGGGCAAGCCCCTGCTGGTCGAGGGCCCCGCCGGGGTCGGCAAGACCGAACTCGCCAAGGCGGTGGCCGAGATCAACCGGGCACGTCTGGTCCGGCTGCAGTGCTACGAGGGCATCGACGAGGCCCGCGCGCTCTACGAGTGGAACCACGCCAAGCAGTTGCTACGGATCACCGCCGGCCGGGACGAGGGCTGGGACCAGGCCCGCACCGACATCTTCGGCGAGGAGTTCCTCCTCACCCGGCCACTGCTGACCGCCATCCGCGGCGACGAGCCGACCGTGCTGCTGATCGACGAGATGGACAAGGCCGACGTCGAGGTCGAGGCCCTGCTGCTGGAGGTGCTGAGCGACTTCCAGGTCACCGTGCCGGAGCTGGGCACCATCACCGCGACCCGGCGGCCCTTCGTCCTGCTCACCTCCAACGCCACCCGAGAGCTCTCCGAGGCGCTGCGCCGGCGCTGCCTCTTCCTCCACCTCGACTACCCGGACGCCGAACTGGAGCGCCGGATCGTCCGGCTCAAGGTCCCCGGCCTGGACGCGACGCTGGCCGAGTCGCTCGTCCGGGTGGTCGGCGCGCTGCGGGCGATGGGCCTGCGCAAGGCGCCGTCGGTGGCCGAGACCATCGACTGGGCCCGCACCCTGCTGGCGCTCGGCGCGGACACCCTGGACGAGGCGGTGGTCCGGGACACCCTCGGGGTGATCCTCAAGCACCAGGACGACATCCTGAAGGCCACCCGGAAGCTCACCCCGGCATGA
- a CDS encoding DUF6114 domain-containing protein yields the protein MASAGPAGPSLTGRGWRAWRGRRPFWGGLLVLLGGAEVLFTLKAPLPVILHIGMQGMAGYLVPAVMAICGVLILFNPAQRLFYSVLAVISSLASWVTSNLGGFLIGMILGVVGACLTFGWLPDQPPRRRRLRRATGGEAAGPAGA from the coding sequence GTGGCGTCCGCCGGTCCCGCCGGGCCGTCGCTCACCGGGCGTGGCTGGCGCGCCTGGCGGGGCCGGCGGCCGTTCTGGGGCGGTCTGCTGGTGCTGCTGGGCGGCGCCGAGGTCCTCTTCACGCTGAAGGCACCGCTGCCGGTCATCCTGCACATCGGGATGCAGGGGATGGCCGGCTACCTGGTACCGGCCGTGATGGCGATCTGCGGGGTGCTGATCCTGTTCAACCCGGCCCAGCGGCTGTTCTACTCCGTGCTCGCGGTGATCAGCTCGCTGGCCAGCTGGGTCACCTCCAACCTGGGGGGCTTCCTGATCGGCATGATCCTCGGAGTGGTGGGTGCCTGCCTGACCTTCGGGTGGCTGCCCGACCAGCCCCCACGCCGGCGCCGGCTGCGCCGCGCGACCGGGGGCGAAGCGGCCGGCCCGGCCGGAGCCTGA
- a CDS encoding TetR/AcrR family transcriptional regulator yields MDLDAVHGAEALLLPGARTGRDPARSIKRGPSRLPPGVVAATQRERLLDGLVHTVAEHGYQRATVSDICRAAGVTRPVFYELFSGKEDAFLATHRHGTGVVIRRMAAAFAAAPNWCAGIHDALRAMLDLLARVPAFATMAVIEVESVGPAGRREREQLLTRFRAFFAEVPPLPCGVEAQPLVDAVVGGVYSTLYRCVDAGRTGELPAELPMLSLFCLAPFLGPEEAARRLAAAQDLVPAPALAPVPAPVPASEPALEAGPSVADDDPSCTRIDPPSTEQ; encoded by the coding sequence ATGGACCTGGATGCCGTTCACGGTGCCGAGGCACTGCTGCTGCCCGGGGCGCGGACCGGCCGTGACCCGGCGCGGTCGATCAAGCGCGGCCCGAGCCGGCTGCCCCCCGGCGTGGTCGCCGCCACCCAGCGGGAACGCCTGCTCGACGGGCTGGTCCACACCGTGGCCGAGCACGGCTACCAGCGGGCGACGGTGAGCGACATCTGCCGCGCGGCCGGGGTGACCAGGCCGGTCTTCTACGAGCTGTTCAGCGGCAAGGAGGACGCCTTCCTGGCCACCCACCGGCACGGCACCGGCGTGGTGATCCGACGGATGGCGGCGGCCTTCGCGGCGGCCCCGAACTGGTGCGCCGGGATCCACGACGCCCTGCGCGCGATGCTCGACCTGCTGGCCCGCGTCCCCGCCTTCGCCACCATGGCGGTGATCGAGGTGGAGTCGGTCGGCCCGGCCGGCCGCCGTGAGCGCGAGCAACTCCTCACCCGGTTCCGGGCGTTCTTCGCCGAGGTGCCCCCACTGCCGTGCGGCGTCGAGGCGCAGCCGCTGGTGGACGCGGTGGTCGGTGGCGTCTACAGCACCCTCTACCGCTGTGTCGACGCCGGCCGGACCGGCGAACTCCCGGCCGAACTGCCGATGTTGAGCCTGTTCTGCCTGGCGCCCTTCCTCGGTCCGGAGGAGGCCGCCCGGCGGCTGGCCGCGGCTCAGGACCTGGTGCCGGCGCCTGCCTTGGCTCCCGTCCCGGCTCCCGTTCCGGCTTCGGAACCGGCCCTGGAAGCGGGCCCTTCGGTCGCGGACGATGATCCTTCGTGCACCCGTATTGACCCGCCGTCTACTGAGCAGTAG